One genomic segment of Nitrosopumilus sp. includes these proteins:
- a CDS encoding DUF5679 domain-containing protein: protein MTIGYCVKCRDKREIGGAKPYTMKNGKPAIKGTCPKCSTAIFRIGRG from the coding sequence ATGACAATAGGATATTGTGTTAAGTGCCGAGACAAACGAGAAATCGGTGGCGCAAAACCATACACCATGAAAAATGGTAAACCTGCAATCAAAGGCACATGCCCAAAATGCAGCACAGCCATATTCAGAATTGGTAGAGGATAA
- a CDS encoding FAD-binding oxidoreductase, protein MKKTILKALQSSIKGQVQDGKEFRRFYSVDASSYQIIPKIIVIAKNENDVVNTVKIAKKFKISVTVRGAGTGLVGSALNDGIILDLKNLDSHSVLKNHIKVGPGVIKGKLDIILNQKKMFFPPNPSIGSFCSVGGMLGNNSSGSRSLKYGSVIDNVSEIKFVNGNGKTITLPKNKKISNQILNQIKRTELKKFPKVSKNSSGYRLDKIKTINDTHKIIIGSEGTLGIIISATLKIKPLPKKRILFIIEYDSVNNAAENCIEINKTNPSAIEFVDKPTLNQINFKFNKKTKCLLFVEYDENIKNNERKLKTINTGKIVQTLLKKSEIQKWWKYRDSSLYYSLKTIKKENRIPHVIEDAAVPLEKLPRLFSILNKINKKYHTKSIAYGHAGNGNIHVRLISDRKKIGMIKKIAKEYFHEILKNGGTITAEHGDGLARSEFVREQYGDANYKIFKDLKRFFDPDNLLNPGKKISKKSTIVNNLENYTTN, encoded by the coding sequence ATGAAGAAAACTATTCTCAAAGCACTACAGTCATCAATCAAAGGACAAGTACAAGATGGCAAAGAGTTTAGAAGATTCTATTCAGTTGATGCCAGCTCTTACCAAATAATTCCAAAAATCATAGTGATTGCAAAAAATGAAAATGATGTTGTCAATACAGTCAAAATTGCAAAAAAATTCAAGATATCTGTAACAGTCAGAGGTGCTGGAACTGGGCTTGTTGGAAGTGCGCTAAATGATGGAATAATTCTTGATTTGAAAAATCTAGATTCCCACAGTGTTTTAAAAAATCACATCAAGGTAGGGCCAGGCGTGATTAAGGGCAAGCTTGACATCATACTGAATCAGAAAAAAATGTTCTTTCCACCAAACCCATCAATTGGTTCTTTTTGTTCTGTTGGTGGAATGCTTGGCAATAATTCCAGTGGAAGTAGAAGTCTAAAGTACGGAAGTGTAATTGATAATGTTTCTGAAATAAAATTTGTAAACGGCAATGGAAAAACAATCACACTGCCAAAAAACAAAAAAATTTCAAATCAAATTTTAAATCAGATAAAAAGAACTGAACTGAAAAAATTTCCCAAAGTTTCTAAAAACTCTTCAGGATACAGACTAGATAAAATAAAAACCATCAATGATACTCACAAAATAATCATTGGCTCTGAAGGAACACTAGGCATTATAATTTCAGCTACACTAAAAATAAAACCACTTCCTAAAAAAAGAATTTTGTTCATCATTGAATATGATTCAGTTAATAATGCAGCAGAGAACTGTATCGAGATTAACAAAACAAATCCCTCTGCAATAGAATTTGTAGACAAGCCAACTCTGAATCAAATCAATTTCAAATTTAACAAGAAAACAAAATGCCTGCTATTTGTAGAGTATGATGAAAATATAAAAAACAATGAAAGAAAATTAAAAACAATCAATACTGGAAAGATTGTTCAAACGTTACTAAAAAAATCTGAAATTCAAAAGTGGTGGAAGTACAGAGATTCATCATTATACTATAGCCTAAAGACTATCAAAAAAGAAAACAGAATCCCACATGTAATTGAGGATGCAGCTGTTCCTTTGGAAAAGCTTCCAAGACTATTTTCGATCCTAAATAAAATCAATAAAAAGTACCATACAAAATCAATTGCCTATGGACATGCAGGCAATGGCAATATTCATGTAAGATTGATTTCAGATAGAAAAAAGATCGGCATGATAAAGAAGATTGCCAAAGAGTATTTTCATGAAATTCTCAAAAATGGCGGTACAATTACTGCTGAACACGGTGATGGTTTGGCACGCTCAGAGTTTGTGCGTGAGCAATACGGAGATGCAAACTACAAAATATTCAAGGATCTAAAGAGGTTTTTTGATCCAGATAACCTGTTAAATCCAGGGAAAAAAATTTCCAAAAAAAGCACAATTGTCAATAATTTGGAAAACTATACAACTAATTAG
- a CDS encoding HD domain-containing protein produces the protein MRNEILNLMVQNGLEDDCYVEMLDYTIDLFESQGLGTDYYGYHNINHELEVTYISLLAASQEKVKFTLEDIKYLYIAALFHDFDPQKNVDKPHEESVLRFISMDKKLRDLLISAKVDLEIIKVLILRTTYPWSGELKKNALLQIKQCFENCELTRNNKQFQEHIMQMGWYLSVVDRISGYALGDFSKAMEMAKMNAHALAWMPSLIVRSAVAYFEELLNKETDMAKEILKVLPKEMRKNFFDTVLSFMRIRQQEITIQANYAYDNLKLVPTIEKMATRNDPDFIKDLYDIFLELPTPLQFRKKDFENSVKDPEVILNTLRLNNKQGEVVGFSKGGPLESYNLREEIRDENYGLGNTIFLEPLALKMGYWGLKGGSEMRHLFIMQAHSMKYKYLTSFALRDVIRARIDREQAEFVTLFDPERWDYYRIKI, from the coding sequence ATGAGAAATGAGATTCTCAACTTGATGGTACAAAACGGATTAGAAGATGATTGCTATGTTGAAATGCTAGATTATACAATTGACTTGTTTGAAAGCCAGGGACTTGGTACTGATTACTATGGATATCATAACATCAATCACGAATTAGAGGTGACATACATTTCGCTTTTAGCTGCATCACAAGAAAAAGTAAAGTTTACTCTAGAAGATATAAAATACCTATACATTGCAGCTTTGTTTCATGATTTTGATCCACAAAAAAATGTAGACAAGCCACACGAAGAAAGTGTCTTGAGATTTATCTCAATGGATAAAAAGCTAAGAGATTTGCTAATATCTGCAAAAGTTGATTTAGAAATTATCAAAGTGTTGATTTTGAGAACAACATATCCATGGAGTGGTGAACTAAAGAAAAATGCATTGTTGCAAATCAAACAGTGTTTTGAAAATTGCGAGCTGACACGAAATAACAAACAGTTCCAAGAGCATATAATGCAAATGGGATGGTATCTATCAGTTGTGGATAGAATTAGCGGATATGCACTAGGTGATTTTTCAAAAGCAATGGAGATGGCAAAGATGAATGCACATGCACTTGCCTGGATGCCATCATTAATTGTACGAAGTGCAGTTGCATATTTTGAAGAATTGTTAAACAAAGAAACAGATATGGCAAAAGAGATTCTCAAGGTCCTTCCAAAAGAAATGAGAAAGAATTTTTTTGATACTGTGTTATCATTTATGAGAATACGCCAGCAGGAGATAACAATTCAAGCAAATTATGCATATGATAATCTCAAGCTAGTTCCCACAATAGAAAAAATGGCAACAAGAAATGATCCTGATTTCATAAAAGATCTTTATGATATATTTTTAGAGCTTCCAACCCCATTGCAATTTAGAAAAAAAGACTTTGAAAACTCAGTCAAAGATCCAGAGGTAATTCTAAACACACTGAGACTAAATAACAAACAAGGTGAAGTGGTAGGATTTTCCAAAGGTGGACCGCTTGAATCATACAATCTTCGTGAAGAGATAAGAGACGAGAATTACGGTTTAGGAAATACAATATTTCTAGAGCCCCTTGCATTAAAGATGGGCTACTGGGGATTAAAGGGAGGAAGTGAGATGCGCCATTTGTTTATCATGCAAGCTCATTCCATGAAGTACAAGTACCTCACAAGTTTTGCCTTGAGGGATGTAATTAGGGCAAGAATAGATAGAGAGCAAGCCGAATTTGTAACTTTGTTTGACCCTGAAAGATGGGATTACTATAGAATCAAAATCTAA
- a CDS encoding DnaJ domain-containing protein gives MKKFSLFIFVMIIFATTQTANAQKTLDMELEVTDEEKIMLFSGFIIAIVAVFLFLARDIILRKKTKYDKDDLESKKDKTFEKYHSDWGDDYEELGKRKNTSEDKKFREAALNDELPNYYEILGVTPDATPDEIKSKFRELAKKTHPDKTKADSEEEMAKINKAYEILSDKESRERYDKYFKVI, from the coding sequence ATGAAAAAATTCAGTCTCTTCATATTTGTAATGATTATTTTTGCAACTACACAAACTGCCAATGCACAAAAAACTTTGGATATGGAATTAGAGGTAACTGATGAAGAAAAAATTATGCTCTTCTCAGGATTCATCATTGCAATAGTTGCAGTGTTTTTGTTTCTAGCTAGAGACATCATACTGAGAAAAAAGACAAAATATGACAAGGACGATCTTGAATCAAAAAAAGACAAGACATTTGAAAAGTATCATTCTGACTGGGGAGATGACTATGAGGAGTTGGGGAAAAGAAAGAACACATCAGAGGATAAAAAATTCAGAGAAGCTGCACTAAATGATGAGCTGCCAAACTACTATGAGATTCTAGGAGTCACACCAGATGCAACACCAGATGAGATTAAAAGTAAATTCAGAGAATTGGCAAAAAAAACTCATCCAGACAAAACAAAAGCAGATTCTGAAGAAGAGATGGCTAAAATTAACAAAGCTTACGAGATACTATCAGACAAAGAGAGCAGAGAAAGATATGATAAATACTTTAAAGTAATCTAG
- a CDS encoding Lrp/AsnC family transcriptional regulator — protein sequence MNLDETDEKILKNLMVDARLSARQMALKLGMSTVTVLSRIKKLEKEKIIRGYTAIIDHEKLGYTLTAIIEVMAKNDKILGIEDEISKFENVCGVYDITGSTDTIVIAKFKERNELSSFVKSLAAIPNVENTITHVVLNTTKEDFRLT from the coding sequence ATGAATTTAGATGAAACAGATGAAAAGATACTCAAAAATTTGATGGTAGATGCAAGACTCTCAGCAAGACAAATGGCGCTAAAGCTAGGAATGTCCACAGTTACCGTTCTATCTAGAATAAAAAAATTAGAAAAAGAGAAGATCATTCGAGGATACACTGCAATAATTGACCATGAAAAGTTGGGATACACATTGACTGCAATAATTGAGGTGATGGCAAAAAATGACAAGATTCTGGGAATAGAAGATGAAATATCAAAGTTTGAAAATGTCTGCGGAGTTTATGATATTACTGGTTCCACAGATACAATAGTTATTGCAAAATTCAAGGAACGAAATGAGCTGAGCAGTTTTGTCAAGAGTCTAGCAGCAATTCCAAATGTAGAGAACACCATAACACATGTTGTTCTAAATACTACCAAAGAAGATTTTAGATTAACATAG
- a CDS encoding tetratricopeptide repeat protein: MDEIKELVSKGQKSLDDGDFNAALGYFEQALLLNQDDPDLWNHKGVALRSLGRYEESMECFNKSLEIDPRDKHAS; this comes from the coding sequence GTGGATGAAATAAAAGAACTGGTCTCAAAGGGCCAGAAGTCACTTGATGATGGAGATTTTAATGCAGCACTTGGTTATTTTGAGCAGGCATTGCTGCTAAATCAGGACGATCCTGACCTTTGGAACCACAAGGGTGTTGCATTGCGAAGTCTGGGAAGATATGAGGAATCAATGGAGTGCTTTAACAAGTCACTGGAAATTGATCCAAGGGATAAACATGCATCTTAA